The sequence TTTGGCAAGGAGTGGTACGGCTAGTAAGAATAGGAAGCTGTACCAATGCTGAAATTCGGATATTGCAAAAATCAGGTAAGAAATGACCGCTAGCACGAGCAGTACAACGTGATATTTTCGCCCGTTTTGGCTACCGATTCGCACAATCAGGGTATTCTTGCCGGCTTGTCTATCTTGGTTAATATCACGTAAGTTATTGATATTTAAAACCGCAACCGAAAGTAAACCACAACCAAAGGCAGGAAGTAAAATCATTGGTGGTAGGCTATGTGCCTGTAAATAAAATACCCCGATAACTGCTACGAAGCCAAAGAAAATCAGTACGAACAGATCGCCTAGCCCCAAATAGCCATAAGCCTTTTTGCCCACGGTGTAGGTAATGGCTGCGAAAATCGACACCAAGCCCAGCCCGATAAAGAAAAATAGATCTTCAATGCTTTCATAAGCGTACATGCTTAACGCCACACCGGAAAAAAACGAAAGCATGCTTAGCACAATCACCGCTTTTTTAAGTTGCTCACCGCTGATCGCCCCTTGCTGAATGGCACGCAACGGCCCAATTCGCTCTTGGGTGTCTGAGCCTTTAACGTGATCACCGTAATCATTAGCGAAGTTAGATAAAATCTGCAATAAAATGGTAGTGATAAAGGCAAGAAGTGTGGTGATAAAATCAAACTTCCCCGCCCAATGTGCGAGAGCAGAGCCGACAGTAATCGATGCCA comes from Mannheimia granulomatis and encodes:
- a CDS encoding 1,4-dihydroxy-2-naphthoate polyprenyltransferase, which produces MNKNSYFSIWFTTARPKTLPLALASITVGSALAHWAGKFDFITTLLAFITTILLQILSNFANDYGDHVKGSDTQERIGPLRAIQQGAISGEQLKKAVIVLSMLSFFSGVALSMYAYESIEDLFFFIGLGLVSIFAAITYTVGKKAYGYLGLGDLFVLIFFGFVAVIGVFYLQAHSLPPMILLPAFGCGLLSVAVLNINNLRDINQDRQAGKNTLIVRIGSQNGRKYHVVLLVLAVISYLIFAISEFQHWYSFLFLLAVPLLAKHARFVYLHKDPKELYPILGQMAGLALITNLLFSLGIVLG